In a genomic window of Festucalex cinctus isolate MCC-2025b chromosome 11, RoL_Fcin_1.0, whole genome shotgun sequence:
- the edar gene encoding tumor necrosis factor receptor superfamily member EDAR gives MSQRRGMTKSIFLTSILVCCMLASAEYSSCGEYEFLNQTSNSCQACPQCQPGQEPHMTCGYGVKDEDFSCVPCPHGKYSKGKYEICRRHKNCDALYKATVRTVGTADSDAECGPCLPGYYMLENRPKNLYGMVCHSCQNAPPNTKECLQTNVPVQKPQVDPGSTTVFPHLQKDPTGQGHLATALIIAMSTIFVMAIAIVLIIMFYILKAKPSGQACCNGQVKSVEAQTNKQEDKKDVPDKVVIYSEKDEFDKLQASPKMAVKSENDASSENEQLLSRSIDSDEDATLEKQGSVERNDRTPNLGLINMGNKPDLCLLTLGALDTDQACNGTANVAASPNSNLPSPGHMGSVNHVSSTNHISSATAINNSNKNPGMLQSRRKKILDLYAKTCNVTDGLSPTELPFDCLEKASRMLSSSYSSEAAVVKTWRHLAESFGLKRDEIGGMSDGLQLFERVSTAGYSIPDLLTRLVQIERLDAVESLCSDVLGGNDMAAAGGRQGISSFHSQLACPSPCPPSSQRCASV, from the exons ATGTCACAGAGGAGAGGGATGACAAAATCAATCTTCTTGACCTCAATCTTG GTGTGTTGTATGCTTGCGAGTGCAGAGTATTCCAGCTGCGGAGAGTATGAATTCTTAAACCAGACCAGCAACAGCTGCCAGGCATGCCCTCAGTGCCAGCCAGGGCAGGAGCCGCACATG ACCTGTGGCTACGGTGTGAAAGATGAAGACTTCTCCTGTGTGCCATGTCCACATGGGAAGTACTCCAAAGGCAAATATGAGATCTGCCGACGACACAAAAACTGTGACGCCCTCTACAAAGCCACAGTGCGCACGGTGGGAACGGCAGACAGCGATGCGGAGTGCGGACCTTGTTTACCGGG GTATTACATGCTGGAGAACAGACCCAAAAACCTGTATGGGATGGTTTGTCATTCCTGCCAGAATGCACCGCCCAACACCAAAGAAt GTTTGCAGACCAACGTGCCTGTCCAAAAACCTCAGGTTGATCCCGGAAGCACCACTGTGTTCCCTCATCTTCAAAAAG ATCCAACAGGACAAGGTCACCTAGCTACAGCTCTCATCATCGCCATGTCAACCATCTTTGTCATGGCCATCGCCATTGTTCTCATCATCATGTTTTACATTCTGAAGGCCAAGCCAAGCGGCCAGG CATGCTGCAATGGACAAGTGAAATCAGTCGAAGCGCAGACTAATAAACAAGAGGACAAGAAAGACGTCCCGG ATAAAGTGGTGATCTACTCAGAAAAAGATGAGTTTGACAAACTTCAGGCCTCACCTAAGATGGCAGTGAAAAG TGAAAACGACGCCTCGTCAGAAAACGAGCAGCTGTTGAGTCGCAGCATTGACAGCGACGAGGATGCAACGCTAGAGAAGCAGGGATCCGTAGAGAGAAACGACCGGACCCCCAATTTGGGTCTCATCAATATGGGCAACAAGCCGGACCTCTGCCTGCTCACTCTGGGCGCCCTGGACACCGATCAGGCCTGCAACGGGACCGCCAACGTCGCCGCTAGCCCCAACAGCAATCTCCCCAGTCCCGGCCACATGGGCAGTGTCAACCACGTCTCCAGCACTAACCACATCAGCAGTGCGACCGCAATCAACAACAGCAATAAGAACCCAGGG ATGTTACAGAGTCGCAGGAAAAAGATCCTGGATTTGTATGCTAAAACGTGCAATGTGACAGACG GCCTGAGCCCCACAGAACTTCCCTTCGACTGCCTGGAGAAAGCCAGCCGCATGCTGAGCTCCTCCTACAGCAGCGAGGCCGCCGTGGTTAAGACGTGGAGACACCTGGCCGAGAGCTTCGGCCTGAAGCGGGACGAGATCGGCGGCATGAGCGACGGCTTGCAACTCTTCGAGAGGGTGAGCACGGCGGGATACAGCATCCCCGACCTGCTCACCCGCCTGGTCCAGATCGAGAGGCTGGATGCCGTCGAGTCATTGTGCTCGGACGTTCTGGGAGGCAACGACATGGCGGCGGCTGGAGGCCGGCAGGGCATCAGCAGTTTTCATAGCCAGTTGGCGTGCCCCTCACCATGTCCGCCATCCTCTCAACGCTGCGCTAGTGTCTAA